The proteins below come from a single Halostagnicola larsenii XH-48 genomic window:
- a CDS encoding universal stress protein — protein MEPSHVLVPLDGSPLADDALEHALDVFDCQITVLNVVTPLDADMSEGGVLEPDEARLNAARTRADQLVERARHQTAAKDRPVETAVETGEPAETILAYIDTTDVDHVVMGGHGGPKTGALRRLLGTVATTVVGKAPVPVTVVR, from the coding sequence GTGGAACCATCACATGTGCTCGTCCCGTTGGATGGCTCACCACTAGCCGACGACGCCCTCGAACACGCACTCGACGTCTTCGACTGCCAGATCACCGTGTTGAACGTCGTGACGCCGCTTGACGCGGATATGAGCGAAGGCGGTGTTCTGGAGCCGGACGAAGCGCGACTCAATGCGGCACGCACTCGAGCCGACCAGCTGGTCGAGCGTGCCCGCCATCAGACTGCGGCGAAGGACCGTCCGGTCGAAACGGCTGTCGAAACCGGTGAGCCGGCAGAGACGATCCTCGCGTACATCGACACGACTGACGTGGATCACGTGGTGATGGGGGGTCATGGTGGTCCCAAGACCGGGGCGCTTCGTCGCTTGCTCGGTACTGTCGCAACGACCGTGGTCGGTAAAGCGCCCGTCCCGGTGACGGTTGTCCGGTGA
- a CDS encoding sugar transferase, giving the protein MVTGWRYRIVSAAGVVAFTVVSVLVANHPEFQHLFTTYVPVFNRLEEQTLTGPMFLWAVGLCSFVMIGCLLPLYKPRPRRVLDTIFLTQKRVVTGGLAIATFGFFKWSHRLPRATLVMVVGLLSVAMPLWFVSMRRRPPGDSGRTLLVGDDPDQIKQITTQLEGPILGYLCPTNILSSQLVENGELDAIEAVPDGGIQTGDGLLLEYDELTDLDRLGGLSRIEDVLVEYDVDTVVLAFHQPDRAEFFGALDACFEHGVDAKVHREYADSVLVSEGEFGELVDIDLEPWDPLDSVFKRLFDVVFALVGLVVFAPLMVLIGAAIRLDSPGPILYSQERTAGLGETFTVSKFRTMVQEGESATPAEDGENDRITRVGRVLRKTHMDELPQLMAILLGRMSVVGPRAAWTDEEQILERETASWRKRWFVKPGLTGLAQINDAKSTEPDAKLRYDLEYIRRQSFWFDLKIVLRQVWKVCVDTWETISS; this is encoded by the coding sequence ATGGTAACTGGGTGGCGCTATCGGATCGTCAGTGCAGCCGGAGTGGTAGCGTTTACCGTCGTCTCCGTGCTCGTAGCGAACCATCCAGAGTTCCAGCACCTCTTTACGACGTACGTTCCGGTATTCAATCGATTAGAGGAGCAAACGCTTACCGGTCCCATGTTTCTGTGGGCGGTCGGTCTCTGTTCGTTCGTGATGATCGGCTGTCTGCTGCCGCTTTATAAACCCCGGCCGCGACGCGTGCTCGATACGATCTTTCTCACCCAGAAACGCGTGGTAACCGGCGGACTCGCCATCGCGACGTTCGGCTTTTTCAAGTGGTCGCACCGACTGCCTCGAGCGACTCTCGTGATGGTCGTCGGATTGCTCTCGGTCGCGATGCCGCTGTGGTTCGTCTCGATGCGACGCCGACCGCCCGGCGACTCGGGTCGAACGCTGCTCGTGGGCGACGATCCGGACCAGATCAAACAGATTACGACGCAACTCGAGGGACCGATCCTGGGCTATCTCTGTCCGACGAACATTCTCTCGTCCCAGTTGGTAGAGAACGGGGAACTGGACGCGATCGAGGCCGTTCCCGACGGCGGAATCCAGACGGGCGACGGACTCCTCCTCGAGTACGACGAACTCACCGATCTGGACCGACTCGGCGGACTCTCGCGCATCGAAGACGTGCTCGTCGAGTACGACGTCGATACCGTGGTGCTGGCGTTTCACCAGCCCGATCGGGCGGAGTTCTTCGGGGCGCTCGACGCGTGTTTCGAACACGGAGTCGACGCGAAGGTTCACCGCGAGTACGCCGACAGCGTGCTCGTTTCGGAGGGCGAGTTCGGCGAACTGGTCGACATCGACCTCGAGCCGTGGGATCCGCTCGACTCCGTGTTCAAACGGCTGTTCGACGTGGTGTTTGCCCTCGTCGGACTCGTCGTCTTCGCCCCGCTGATGGTCCTCATCGGCGCGGCGATTCGGCTGGATAGTCCCGGCCCTATCCTCTACAGCCAGGAGCGAACCGCTGGCCTCGGGGAGACCTTTACCGTCTCGAAGTTCCGGACGATGGTACAGGAAGGCGAGTCCGCAACACCCGCCGAAGACGGGGAAAACGACCGCATCACTCGAGTCGGACGCGTGTTGCGAAAGACGCACATGGACGAACTCCCACAGCTCATGGCGATCCTGCTGGGACGAATGAGCGTCGTCGGCCCGCGAGCGGCCTGGACCGACGAAGAGCAGATACTCGAGCGCGAAACGGCGTCGTGGCGCAAGCGGTGGTTCGTCAAACCCGGTCTAACCGGGCTGGCACAGATCAACGACGCCAAGAGCACGGAGCCGGACGCGAAGTTGCGCTACGACCTCGAGTACATCCGCCGCCAGTCGTTCTGGTTCGATCTGAAGATCGTGTTGCGCCAGGTCTGGAAAGTGTGTGTCGACACCTGGGAGACGATTTCTAGCTGA
- a CDS encoding ABC transporter ATP-binding protein, protein MSVDTPAIEARNLRKEFGDDGILNGIDLAVQENEVLLLMGPNGTGKTVLLSCLAGSLNPTAGDVRVFGDPVREDGGHSLSLLLQGGASVDSLSGRETAAFYARLHPAFTDRWRDLVDDLGLADDLDKRIKHYSEGMKRKLELALALAIDTPLYLLDEPTAGVDLSMVQRFHRAIRDRVRDGGTVVTTSHRPVDADLATRIAFVNDGSITAVGTPTELLDGVPPVVRIVGAGSDTETLESLVADGTLFYHGDERRGFLADGITSASLETATGTGVTAEIVEPSYTDAFNYYVHTTRTNE, encoded by the coding sequence ATGAGCGTCGACACGCCCGCTATTGAGGCACGTAATCTCCGCAAGGAATTCGGTGATGACGGCATCCTCAACGGTATCGACCTCGCTGTACAGGAGAACGAAGTTCTGCTGTTGATGGGGCCCAACGGCACGGGAAAAACGGTCCTGCTATCGTGTCTCGCTGGGAGTCTCAATCCCACCGCCGGAGACGTTCGCGTGTTCGGCGATCCTGTGAGAGAAGACGGCGGCCACAGCCTCTCGCTGTTGTTACAGGGCGGGGCGAGTGTTGACAGTCTCTCCGGCCGCGAGACCGCGGCGTTCTACGCGCGACTCCACCCCGCGTTCACGGACCGGTGGCGCGATCTCGTCGACGATCTCGGGCTCGCAGATGACCTTGACAAGCGCATCAAACACTACTCCGAGGGCATGAAACGGAAACTCGAGCTTGCCCTCGCGCTCGCTATCGATACCCCGCTGTATCTTCTGGACGAGCCCACCGCCGGCGTCGACCTCTCGATGGTACAACGGTTCCACCGCGCCATTCGGGACCGAGTCCGAGACGGTGGGACAGTTGTTACGACGAGCCACCGACCTGTCGATGCGGACCTCGCAACGCGTATTGCGTTCGTAAACGACGGTAGCATCACCGCTGTCGGGACGCCCACGGAGCTACTCGACGGCGTGCCCCCGGTCGTGCGCATCGTGGGTGCCGGCTCGGATACCGAGACGCTCGAGTCGCTCGTCGCCGATGGCACGCTGTTCTATCACGGCGACGAACGTCGCGGCTTTCTCGCTGACGGCATCACGTCTGCCAGTCTCGAAACGGCGACAGGTACCGGCGTGACCGCCGAAATAGTCGAACCGAGCTACACCGACGCGTTCAACTATTACGTGCACACAACACGGACCAATGAGTGA
- a CDS encoding transcriptional regulator, which produces MDLDKLVHQPTRLQIFAYLYQHGESSFNDLTEDLDLTEGNLSSHLQRMEAADAVEIRKEFVDKRPRTNAVLTDEGEALFEDHVQQLQGLIDELE; this is translated from the coding sequence ATGGATCTCGACAAACTCGTCCACCAACCGACGCGACTGCAGATCTTCGCCTATCTCTACCAGCACGGCGAGTCGAGTTTCAACGACCTCACCGAGGATCTAGATCTCACGGAGGGGAATCTCTCGAGTCATCTTCAGCGCATGGAAGCGGCCGACGCGGTCGAGATACGGAAGGAATTCGTCGATAAGCGCCCTCGTACAAACGCGGTCCTCACCGACGAGGGCGAAGCACTATTCGAAGACCACGTCCAGCAACTGCAAGGACTCATCGACGAACTGGAATAA
- a CDS encoding inorganic phosphate transporter, translating to MAWSLGANSNSPPFAPAIGANAISTMQAAFLIGILAAAGAVTQGGSISETVGADLIGGVTITPLAATTGLLVAATFMSFGVYTGYPVPAAFATTGAMVGVGLSLGGAPAFDTYRRIGTFWVLVPPSSGGLAFLTATLLRRDDIPETVGVPLLAAVVAGILAHIRLGVIPHPDRPQGSVADLVSLTLGNPRVAGIDVVVVAVTVVFAAVGFRLMRQKMYESVDQGIRAFLLILGGIVAFSSGGSQVGLATGPLEELYGIELGLPGIVLLIIGAAGILAGAWMGAPRLLQATSREYAQLGVRRSIAALVPGFIIAQTAIVLGIPISFNNIIISGVIGSGLAAGTAGVSRQKITTTIIFWLLTLASSIGIGFGLYRLFSTLLGIA from the coding sequence ATGGCGTGGTCGCTCGGGGCGAACAGCAACTCTCCGCCGTTCGCCCCTGCAATCGGTGCGAATGCGATTTCGACGATGCAGGCAGCGTTCCTGATCGGGATTCTCGCGGCAGCCGGTGCAGTTACGCAAGGCGGCAGCATCTCCGAGACTGTCGGGGCCGACCTCATCGGCGGCGTCACGATCACGCCGCTCGCGGCAACGACAGGCCTACTGGTCGCGGCGACGTTCATGTCGTTCGGCGTCTACACGGGGTATCCGGTGCCGGCGGCGTTTGCGACCACCGGAGCAATGGTCGGTGTCGGCCTCTCGCTCGGTGGCGCCCCGGCGTTCGATACCTATCGCCGGATCGGAACGTTCTGGGTGCTCGTCCCACCGTCATCGGGTGGACTCGCCTTTCTCACGGCGACACTCCTTCGCCGGGACGATATTCCCGAGACGGTGGGGGTACCGCTCCTGGCAGCTGTCGTCGCAGGCATCCTCGCGCATATCCGTCTCGGAGTGATTCCCCATCCCGACCGTCCGCAGGGATCGGTCGCGGACCTGGTATCACTCACGCTAGGAAACCCACGCGTCGCCGGCATCGACGTCGTAGTGGTCGCTGTCACGGTCGTGTTTGCGGCTGTCGGGTTTCGGCTCATGCGACAAAAGATGTACGAGTCCGTCGATCAGGGAATCCGAGCGTTCTTGCTCATCCTCGGTGGGATCGTTGCGTTCAGTAGTGGTGGCAGTCAAGTCGGACTCGCGACAGGACCGCTCGAGGAGCTGTACGGTATCGAACTCGGACTGCCGGGGATTGTGCTCCTGATCATCGGCGCAGCCGGCATCCTGGCAGGTGCGTGGATGGGTGCTCCCCGATTGTTGCAAGCAACCTCGCGTGAATACGCACAGCTAGGCGTTCGCCGGTCGATTGCGGCGCTCGTCCCCGGATTCATCATCGCCCAGACGGCAATTGTGCTCGGCATTCCGATTTCGTTCAACAATATCATCATTTCGGGTGTGATCGGTAGCGGCCTAGCTGCTGGCACTGCCGGTGTCTCCCGCCAGAAAATCACCACCACGATCATCTTCTGGCTGCTCACACTGGCGAGTTCTATCGGGATCGGATTTGGACTCTACCGACTCTTCTCGACGCTCCTTGGGATTGCGTAG
- a CDS encoding universal stress protein, producing MTELKNQPILVAVANSDHVEQLVRAVGDLARLLDTRVKMVSVIVKPHGSPFSMDADEMIIETFSGDTQEMLDAATTVAPDDVPVDHEMSVSHSVADGPHVPSAALAAKAIAVRNDATVHVLSVGESDSDPDAAKDDIATATLTLEEAPGPDIRIETLLQTGEDVSDAIAETVPDYDVIIFGATRHGAVRRRLVGSIPQPVSHRTDRTVLLARSGAVVGRTGLRYVERLWDQS from the coding sequence ATGACCGAACTGAAGAACCAGCCGATACTGGTCGCAGTCGCGAATTCGGACCACGTTGAACAACTCGTCCGGGCTGTCGGCGACCTCGCTCGCCTGCTCGATACGAGAGTGAAGATGGTTTCTGTCATCGTCAAACCGCACGGCTCCCCGTTTTCTATGGACGCTGATGAAATGATTATCGAGACGTTTTCGGGAGATACCCAGGAGATGCTCGACGCGGCGACGACCGTCGCTCCAGATGATGTCCCTGTCGACCATGAAATGTCCGTTAGTCACTCAGTGGCCGACGGACCCCACGTCCCATCAGCAGCACTGGCGGCGAAAGCCATCGCCGTTCGTAACGACGCGACCGTTCACGTTCTGTCAGTCGGTGAGTCCGATAGTGATCCCGACGCTGCAAAAGACGACATCGCAACTGCCACACTGACGCTCGAGGAGGCACCCGGTCCGGACATACGGATCGAAACACTGCTCCAAACTGGTGAGGATGTCTCCGACGCGATCGCTGAGACAGTACCCGACTACGACGTGATCATCTTCGGGGCGACACGCCACGGCGCGGTTCGACGCCGACTTGTCGGATCGATCCCGCAGCCAGTTAGTCATCGGACTGATCGGACGGTGCTACTCGCGCGTTCGGGTGCCGTCGTCGGTAGAACGGGCCTTAGGTACGTCGAGCGGCTCTGGGACCAGTCGTGA
- a CDS encoding CBS domain-containing protein, which translates to MGTRVMGVMTEDVVTCGADTALEAVAERMLRHEIGSVVITAEGNSYGIITETDIVFATYRTGASLGEIPTRKVASHPIVTVEPTQTLRLAAKRMGDEGVKKLVVVDGLDIVGILTTQDLIDHYGELNNELENVHQSSRRRSRKWPREDF; encoded by the coding sequence ATGGGCACACGAGTCATGGGCGTGATGACCGAGGACGTCGTCACCTGCGGGGCCGATACCGCTCTCGAGGCCGTCGCAGAGCGGATGCTTCGACACGAAATCGGCAGCGTCGTCATCACCGCGGAGGGAAACTCCTACGGGATCATCACGGAGACGGACATCGTCTTCGCGACCTACCGAACGGGGGCGTCGCTCGGCGAGATTCCGACGCGGAAGGTCGCGAGCCATCCGATCGTGACCGTCGAACCGACGCAGACGCTTCGGCTCGCGGCCAAGCGAATGGGCGACGAGGGAGTCAAGAAATTAGTCGTCGTCGACGGACTCGATATCGTAGGCATCCTGACGACCCAGGACCTCATCGATCACTACGGGGAGTTGAACAACGAACTCGAGAACGTTCACCAGAGCAGTCGACGCAGGTCTCGAAAGTGGCCGCGAGAAGACTTTTGA